One Porphyromonas pogonae genomic region harbors:
- a CDS encoding SusC/RagA family TonB-linked outer membrane protein: MKQKHFGLLTLVLSMPLLGAGHLQAATVADKNESVNLPELNMQQGKKITVKGNVTDNKGEALIGVSVAIKGTSSGATTDVDGNFTLQVTPGATLEITYVGYKPQTVNVTNQTSLKIVMQEDATALDAVVVTALGIKRSQKALSYNVQEVKSEALTTVKDANFMNALSGKVAGVNINASSAGIGGATRVVMRGPKSMTQSNQALYVIDGVPIFNTNGGATEGIYSSQPTGEGISDINPDDIASISVLSGPAAAALYGSSAAQGVIMITTKKGREGKISVMLSNSSSFSAPFIMPEFQTEYINNTGEVKTWGSKQASPFGAYDPKKFFNTGSNIQNTVSLTIGNEKNQTYLSIGSTNAKGIIPNSKYDRYNFTFRNTTKFLDDKLTLDFGFNFVKQKDQNLMAQGQYFNPLVALYLFPRGESFESVRTYEIWDPTRKIYTQNWNFGDALKMQNPYWTANRMNRYADKKRYMGNISLKYQIFDWLDVTGRARADIANILYEDKRYASTIDIFAHSPYGFYGYNKTEEKSVYADLMANINKRFDDYSISSNIGISTNKTDLDSRGFQGGLRNPSNMFNPNQINYGTPTNDNRPIYTDHSHLSNSVFANVELGWKNMLYLTMTGREDWDSALAYTNGNPFFYPSVGLSGIISDMVKLPEWFNYLKARASWAKVGSPIPAHISSPNRYVYNPASQSYSTVTYKFPQDFFPEQTYSWEGGITAKFLNNKLSLDATFYQSNTKNQTFLMPITPTEGFDHEYIQAGNVRNRGLELSLGYNNTWGDFNWNSVLTYSTNRNKIIELIPGSKEPISKGGLNGANVYLKEGGSMGDIYINKDIKRDPEGNAILDAKGNIMLTDLPSPIFKGSVLPKGNLGWVNDFTWKGINFGFMFSARFGGIVLSQTQAILDEYGVSKASAIARDNGGIPVNKGIISAEGFYSVTGGDNPLWSQYIYDATNVRLQEAHLSYTLPSKWLSNKAKLSLGITARNLFMIYNKAPFDPELTASTGTYYQGFDYFMQPSLRNFGFNIKLQF; the protein is encoded by the coding sequence ATGAAACAAAAGCACTTTGGTTTATTGACACTCGTACTTTCAATGCCGTTATTGGGAGCCGGCCACCTGCAGGCTGCCACTGTTGCGGACAAGAACGAGAGTGTAAATCTTCCCGAGCTCAACATGCAACAGGGGAAAAAAATAACCGTAAAAGGGAATGTTACTGACAACAAAGGCGAAGCTCTGATAGGCGTGAGCGTAGCCATCAAAGGGACTTCCTCCGGTGCCACTACCGATGTAGACGGCAACTTCACATTGCAAGTGACCCCGGGCGCAACGCTTGAGATCACCTACGTGGGTTACAAACCACAAACCGTGAACGTAACCAACCAAACCTCTCTCAAGATTGTGATGCAAGAGGATGCTACGGCTCTTGATGCTGTGGTAGTAACCGCTCTCGGCATCAAACGTTCGCAGAAAGCTCTGAGCTACAATGTTCAGGAAGTAAAAAGCGAGGCTCTTACCACGGTGAAAGATGCTAACTTCATGAACGCCCTCTCCGGCAAAGTAGCGGGGGTAAACATCAATGCTTCATCAGCAGGTATCGGCGGTGCTACCCGTGTGGTAATGCGTGGACCTAAATCTATGACCCAGAGCAACCAAGCCCTGTACGTAATAGACGGTGTGCCCATCTTCAACACCAATGGCGGAGCCACGGAAGGCATATACTCAAGTCAGCCCACCGGTGAAGGTATATCAGATATCAACCCGGATGACATTGCATCCATTTCGGTTCTTAGTGGCCCTGCAGCAGCTGCTTTATATGGTTCGTCGGCAGCACAAGGTGTGATCATGATTACAACTAAAAAGGGTAGAGAAGGTAAGATTTCTGTGATGTTATCCAACAGCTCTTCGTTTTCTGCCCCCTTCATCATGCCGGAGTTCCAGACAGAGTACATAAACAATACAGGAGAAGTTAAAACCTGGGGCAGTAAACAAGCATCGCCTTTCGGGGCTTATGACCCAAAGAAATTTTTCAACACCGGCTCCAACATTCAGAATACTGTATCTCTGACTATCGGGAATGAAAAAAATCAGACTTACCTATCCATAGGCTCTACCAATGCAAAAGGTATTATACCCAATAGCAAGTACGACCGTTACAACTTCACCTTCAGGAACACGACTAAATTCTTGGATGACAAGCTGACACTGGACTTCGGCTTTAATTTCGTGAAGCAGAAGGATCAGAACCTCATGGCACAGGGGCAGTATTTCAACCCCCTCGTAGCTCTATACCTATTTCCTAGAGGCGAGAGCTTCGAGTCAGTACGCACCTATGAGATATGGGATCCTACCAGAAAAATTTATACGCAAAACTGGAACTTCGGTGATGCCTTAAAAATGCAGAACCCATACTGGACGGCTAATCGCATGAACCGATATGCCGACAAAAAGAGATACATGGGTAACATATCACTGAAATATCAGATCTTCGATTGGCTCGATGTCACAGGACGTGCCAGAGCGGATATTGCCAATATCTTATATGAAGATAAAAGATATGCCAGCACCATCGATATCTTTGCCCACTCTCCTTACGGATTCTACGGATATAACAAAACCGAAGAGAAATCGGTATATGCGGACTTGATGGCAAACATTAACAAACGCTTCGATGATTATTCTATCTCGTCCAATATCGGTATATCTACCAATAAGACCGATTTGGACAGTAGAGGTTTCCAAGGAGGGCTTAGAAACCCATCGAATATGTTCAATCCTAACCAAATCAACTACGGCACCCCCACCAATGACAACAGACCTATATATACAGATCACTCACACTTGAGCAACTCTGTTTTTGCCAACGTGGAGTTGGGATGGAAAAACATGCTCTATCTTACGATGACAGGACGCGAAGATTGGGACTCCGCTTTGGCGTACACCAACGGTAATCCATTCTTCTACCCCTCCGTAGGTTTGTCCGGTATCATCTCTGACATGGTAAAATTACCGGAATGGTTCAATTACCTCAAAGCAAGGGCATCATGGGCAAAAGTAGGATCACCTATCCCTGCTCACATTTCTTCGCCCAACAGATACGTTTACAACCCTGCTTCACAGAGCTACAGCACTGTAACGTACAAATTCCCTCAAGATTTCTTCCCCGAGCAGACTTACTCATGGGAAGGTGGTATCACAGCTAAATTCCTCAATAATAAGTTGAGCCTTGATGCTACATTCTACCAATCCAATACAAAAAATCAGACATTCTTGATGCCTATAACACCTACCGAAGGCTTTGATCATGAGTATATACAAGCCGGCAATGTGAGAAACAGAGGTTTGGAATTGTCTCTGGGTTATAACAATACATGGGGTGATTTTAACTGGAACAGTGTCTTGACCTATAGCACAAACAGAAACAAGATTATAGAGCTTATCCCGGGTTCCAAAGAGCCGATCTCCAAAGGCGGTCTCAACGGAGCCAATGTGTACCTCAAAGAAGGAGGTTCTATGGGTGATATCTACATTAACAAGGATATCAAAAGAGATCCCGAAGGCAACGCTATCCTTGACGCCAAAGGTAATATTATGCTTACCGACCTACCCTCTCCTATATTCAAAGGATCAGTATTGCCCAAAGGCAATCTGGGATGGGTTAACGATTTTACATGGAAAGGTATCAATTTTGGGTTCATGTTCTCCGCTCGATTTGGAGGTATAGTTCTCTCACAAACTCAAGCTATTTTGGACGAATACGGTGTATCGAAAGCTTCCGCAATAGCCCGTGACAACGGAGGTATCCCCGTGAACAAAGGCATTATCAGTGCAGAAGGTTTCTACAGCGTTACAGGCGGCGACAATCCTCTGTGGTCACAATACATCTACGATGCCACGAATGTACGCCTGCAAGAAGCTCACTTATCATATACCCTTCCTTCCAAATGGCTGAGCAACAAAGCAAAGCTCTCACTTGGCATCACTGCCAGAAACCTGTTTATGATCTATAACAAAGCTCCATTTGACCCTGAGCTCACGGCTTCGACAGGAACTTACTACCAAGGCTTTGACTACTTTATGCAGCCTAGCTTGAGAAACTTCGGATTCAACATTAAACTGCAATTCTAA
- a CDS encoding SusD/RagB family nutrient-binding outer membrane lipoprotein has protein sequence MKNKYIGKAMKISCLISLAAVMLTGCTSDFEKINNPGESASSTDLSIDNYQIGSFLVQLENNAFPEQENAYQMNMDLIGNYLGRYLTYSNNGFTNKNFARFNAPDGWVRYPFSDMTPKVVSAFNEIKRLSTKEDLNYNWALILRTYAMLSLTDKYGPFPMGLNANNPKAYNSQKDIYISLFQDLDTSIKFLEGFVVANQGKKFNAEFDKIYNGDFSKWLKFANSLKLRMAIRIRFAEPEIAKKYGEEAVKSGVMTSNDDNCLITYVPSGLYKTSVEWGDSRACGDIDAYMNGYKDPRIEKYFKPASKAVEDRKIVGCLAGANVGDKKIATALYSAANVEETSRGVWMTLAEVYFCKAEGALAGWTGMGGSVEELYNQGVKASFDQWGAGNADEYLKNTTNKPNSYKDAEGGYGQNMPASSSITIKWSSTDSPEVQMERLITQKWIAMYPNGQEAWNEIRRTGYPKVFDIPTSKNGYTLLVPNRIPFDNEEKVKNPTNYTEAVKLLGGADDYGTKMWWQKK, from the coding sequence ATGAAAAATAAATATATCGGGAAGGCTATGAAAATAAGCTGCCTCATCTCTTTGGCTGCAGTAATGCTTACGGGGTGTACTTCTGATTTTGAGAAGATAAACAACCCGGGAGAAAGCGCCAGCAGTACGGATTTGAGTATCGATAACTATCAAATAGGCTCTTTCCTCGTACAATTGGAAAACAATGCGTTTCCCGAGCAGGAGAATGCATATCAAATGAATATGGACCTTATCGGTAATTACTTGGGGCGATATCTTACATATAGCAACAATGGTTTTACCAATAAAAACTTTGCCAGATTCAATGCTCCGGACGGATGGGTGAGATATCCATTCTCAGATATGACACCGAAAGTTGTAAGTGCCTTCAACGAAATCAAAAGACTCTCCACAAAGGAAGACCTCAACTACAACTGGGCTCTCATCCTCAGAACTTACGCTATGCTTAGCCTTACGGATAAGTACGGCCCTTTTCCGATGGGGCTAAATGCTAACAACCCAAAGGCTTATAATTCTCAGAAGGATATTTACATCTCTTTGTTCCAAGATCTGGATACTTCTATCAAATTTCTCGAAGGCTTTGTAGTAGCCAATCAAGGCAAGAAGTTCAATGCCGAATTTGACAAAATATACAACGGAGATTTCTCTAAATGGCTCAAATTTGCCAATTCGCTAAAACTGCGCATGGCTATCAGAATACGCTTTGCAGAGCCCGAAATCGCAAAAAAATATGGTGAAGAAGCGGTGAAATCAGGCGTCATGACTTCCAATGATGACAATTGCCTTATCACATACGTGCCCAGCGGATTGTACAAAACCTCTGTAGAGTGGGGAGACAGCCGAGCATGTGGTGATATCGATGCTTATATGAATGGCTACAAAGACCCTAGAATTGAGAAGTACTTCAAACCAGCATCAAAAGCCGTAGAAGACAGAAAAATAGTAGGTTGTTTGGCAGGAGCCAATGTAGGTGATAAGAAAATTGCTACTGCACTGTATTCCGCTGCAAATGTGGAAGAAACCTCAAGAGGAGTCTGGATGACATTGGCCGAAGTTTACTTCTGTAAAGCAGAAGGAGCCCTTGCAGGTTGGACAGGCATGGGGGGAAGTGTAGAAGAGTTGTACAATCAAGGTGTAAAAGCATCATTCGATCAATGGGGTGCAGGCAATGCTGATGAGTACCTGAAAAACACCACCAACAAGCCCAACTCCTATAAAGATGCAGAAGGCGGGTACGGACAAAACATGCCGGCTTCCAGCAGTATCACTATTAAATGGAGTAGCACTGACAGCCCTGAAGTTCAGATGGAACGCCTCATCACGCAGAAGTGGATAGCCATGTACCCTAATGGACAAGAGGCATGGAACGAAATACGTCGTACAGGATACCCCAAAGTATTTGACATCCCCACTTCCAAGAATGGCTACACCTTGTTGGTTCCTAACAGAATTCCGTTCGACAATGAAGAGAAAGTGAAAAATCCGACCAATTACACAGAAGCAGTGAAGCTGTTGGGTGGGGCTGATGACTATGGAACTAAAATGTGGTGGCAGAAAAAGTAA
- a CDS encoding glycoside hydrolase family 18, whose protein sequence is MKNLNIISSFLITACTLLTSCSKWTETEIKEPLSLVGTNKSEAYYKQLREYKKTDHAVAFGWFGNWTGTGSSLQGSLAGLPDSVDFVSLWGGWKNPTAEQIKDLRFVQEVKGTKALACGLIFDIGDQITPAMPKEMEKAGKTWEEWRYEYWGWSTANDEEGLKKRQAAVIKYANAICDTVYKYGYDGFDIDAEPSYAQPFQTKKELWELNKSEKDRTLMPLFVETLAKRIGPMAQDEAGRKKLLVIDGEPEAVPAKYGKYFNYFILQAYDDGSQPSKSRFSSQIDHFKSVLSVEDICKKVIITVNFESHAQTGGRPMGQIMTYAQYNPVINGVTYRKGGVGSYHMEYEYLATPADNVAGIDMRDMKGATYPWLRKSIQLMNPVIK, encoded by the coding sequence ATGAAAAACTTAAATATAATTTCATCATTCCTGATCACTGCTTGCACGTTACTGACATCTTGCAGCAAATGGACTGAGACAGAAATAAAAGAACCCCTCAGCCTTGTAGGAACTAATAAAAGTGAAGCTTACTACAAGCAACTGAGAGAATACAAAAAAACTGACCATGCTGTAGCATTCGGGTGGTTTGGTAACTGGACAGGTACAGGATCGAGTCTTCAAGGTTCTTTGGCCGGCCTGCCCGACTCAGTGGATTTTGTATCTCTGTGGGGTGGTTGGAAAAACCCCACTGCCGAACAGATCAAAGATCTGCGCTTTGTACAAGAAGTCAAGGGTACTAAAGCCCTTGCATGCGGGCTCATCTTTGACATCGGGGACCAGATCACCCCTGCCATGCCCAAAGAAATGGAAAAAGCAGGTAAAACATGGGAAGAGTGGAGATACGAATATTGGGGATGGTCTACCGCGAATGATGAAGAAGGGCTGAAAAAACGCCAAGCTGCAGTGATCAAATATGCGAATGCAATCTGTGATACAGTATATAAATATGGCTATGATGGCTTTGATATTGATGCGGAGCCCAGCTATGCCCAGCCTTTCCAAACCAAGAAAGAGCTATGGGAACTAAATAAATCAGAAAAAGATCGTACCCTCATGCCTCTTTTCGTAGAAACATTGGCTAAGCGTATTGGTCCGATGGCACAAGATGAAGCCGGAAGAAAGAAACTTTTGGTCATAGATGGTGAGCCGGAAGCTGTACCAGCTAAGTATGGTAAGTATTTCAATTATTTTATTCTTCAGGCTTATGATGATGGCTCACAACCCTCAAAGAGTCGATTCTCAAGCCAAATAGACCACTTCAAATCGGTTTTATCTGTAGAGGATATCTGCAAAAAAGTGATCATCACTGTAAATTTCGAAAGCCATGCTCAGACTGGAGGCAGACCTATGGGACAGATCATGACTTATGCTCAGTACAATCCTGTAATAAACGGGGTCACTTATCGCAAGGGCGGAGTAGGTTCCTATCATATGGAATATGAATACCTCGCCACGCCGGCCGACAATGTAGCAGGCATTGACATGAGAGATATGAAAGGCGCTACTTATCCTTGGTTGCGTAAGTCTATCCAACTAATGAATCCTGTCATCAAATAA
- a CDS encoding DUF1735 and LamG domain-containing protein, whose translation MKFFRNKTNGLFLTLMISVLIAGCNDAEYSAKKDQAYIAQTNTRTNQSEKLKVANENVSTDISVRVSDLQNTDVDFSLQIDEEALAAFNKQNNTNYKPLPKAMVTVSDTKVLIKKGSTFSNPLKITVKPLSAEMKDSGEKYAVAFKLSNAGGNNMAILPGADRLVYIIEPVIVTQAPVLGSDKLGYRCGMANAEKSVDLKSWTVEMRVNMSGFVINNQALFGNWGKDSEIYMRFGDAATPFNTLQVKFGKAGQFDRSNAVFEPNSWYHIAVTYDGTKVTLYINGQKDLDTDKPAGTVFNLGEKIWVASSSAQYFRNACMMSEVRIWNIARSQKQIQENEFSVSPTTPGLMMYWKMDEGKGSLLKNSIKGAPDMNIYNTSDEKYMEKAAPRWMDNIRSDGKGRTKID comes from the coding sequence ATGAAATTTTTTAGAAATAAGACTAACGGTCTATTCCTTACCTTGATGATATCTGTGCTCATAGCCGGGTGCAACGACGCAGAATATTCCGCAAAAAAGGATCAGGCTTACATAGCACAAACCAATACGCGCACCAACCAGTCTGAGAAACTGAAAGTGGCAAATGAAAACGTGAGTACGGATATCAGTGTAAGGGTATCAGACCTTCAGAATACAGACGTAGACTTTTCTCTACAGATTGATGAGGAAGCTCTGGCTGCTTTCAACAAGCAAAACAATACCAATTACAAACCGCTTCCCAAAGCTATGGTTACGGTATCGGACACCAAAGTGTTGATAAAAAAGGGTAGCACATTCTCAAATCCGCTGAAAATCACAGTGAAGCCTCTGAGTGCAGAGATGAAAGACTCGGGTGAGAAATACGCTGTTGCCTTCAAACTCTCCAATGCGGGAGGTAACAATATGGCTATCTTACCGGGAGCCGATCGTTTGGTTTATATCATAGAACCGGTAATCGTTACCCAAGCCCCTGTCTTAGGGAGTGACAAGTTGGGTTACCGCTGTGGTATGGCTAATGCTGAGAAATCAGTGGATCTTAAGTCTTGGACCGTAGAAATGCGTGTAAACATGAGCGGATTTGTTATCAATAATCAAGCTTTGTTCGGTAACTGGGGTAAAGACTCTGAAATCTATATGCGCTTCGGGGATGCTGCTACACCATTTAATACGCTACAAGTGAAATTCGGCAAAGCCGGACAATTCGACAGATCTAATGCTGTCTTTGAACCTAACTCTTGGTACCATATCGCAGTCACCTATGACGGGACTAAAGTAACACTATATATCAATGGACAAAAAGATCTCGATACGGATAAGCCCGCCGGTACAGTATTCAATCTTGGAGAGAAGATATGGGTGGCAAGCTCCAGTGCGCAATACTTTAGAAACGCATGTATGATGAGCGAAGTGCGCATATGGAACATAGCTCGCAGCCAAAAACAAATCCAGGAGAATGAGTTTTCCGTAAGTCCTACTACTCCGGGCTTGATGATGTATTGGAAGATGGACGAAGGCAAAGGAAGTCTATTGAAGAATTCGATAAAAGGAGCTCCGGACATGAATATCTACAATACAAGCGACGAGAAATATATGGAAAAAGCCGCTCCAAGATGGATGGACAATATTAGATCAGACGGTAAAGGGCGTACAAAAATTGATTAA
- a CDS encoding discoidin domain-containing protein, translating to MKKKLLLAFASVVFCSPIFTSCDKGIEIGSELNPTEKIDVTSIKAYVSTGITPFNTEKLEVIENPTSISGPKDTIKFYAYLTAPANEDVNITLATSADTTLLNEYNTANDKKLKSAPEGIVNFVNRSVVVKKGELKSEQPLKIAFKDYNLLKNYTDGALAVLRIEKTSNNIKVSENFGQFFVDFTKNKINIKENGDLTKKTAIDSKELKAKANNQYSATYKAENVIDKNIKTIWLGARSTPNLNLEIEMSQQEKLSGIKIITPDNRYEGYSAKKVKLLTSENGTDWEVQGAYTLNGATVNPPASFNLEFYAPVSCKLIKLEILDSYYSAFASIAEIELYK from the coding sequence ATGAAAAAGAAATTACTTTTGGCATTTGCTTCCGTTGTGTTTTGCAGTCCTATTTTCACATCTTGTGACAAAGGCATTGAAATAGGATCGGAACTAAATCCAACCGAAAAAATAGACGTTACGTCCATAAAGGCCTACGTAAGTACCGGAATAACCCCCTTCAATACAGAGAAGCTGGAAGTGATAGAAAATCCGACATCAATATCAGGGCCAAAAGACACCATCAAGTTTTATGCTTATCTTACTGCTCCGGCTAATGAAGATGTAAATATTACGCTGGCAACATCAGCAGACACAACACTGCTCAACGAATATAATACAGCAAACGATAAGAAACTTAAATCAGCCCCAGAAGGCATAGTGAATTTTGTGAATCGCTCTGTAGTAGTCAAAAAAGGAGAACTAAAATCAGAGCAACCATTGAAAATTGCTTTCAAAGATTACAATCTTCTAAAGAATTATACTGACGGAGCATTAGCTGTATTGAGAATCGAGAAGACTTCAAACAACATTAAAGTAAGTGAGAACTTCGGACAATTCTTCGTTGATTTTACTAAAAACAAAATCAATATTAAAGAGAACGGTGACTTAACTAAGAAGACAGCTATAGATAGCAAAGAACTAAAAGCCAAAGCGAACAATCAATATAGCGCGACTTATAAGGCTGAGAATGTTATTGACAAAAATATCAAAACTATATGGTTGGGAGCTCGTTCTACACCGAATCTCAATTTAGAGATAGAGATGTCACAACAAGAAAAGCTAAGTGGTATAAAGATCATAACACCAGATAATCGTTATGAGGGATACTCTGCAAAGAAAGTTAAATTATTGACAAGCGAAAATGGAACAGATTGGGAAGTTCAGGGCGCATATACTTTAAATGGAGCAACAGTAAATCCTCCTGCATCTTTCAATCTTGAATTCTATGCTCCTGTGAGTTGTAAACTAATAAAATTAGAGATTTTGGATTCTTATTATAGTGCATTTGCATCAATCGCAGAAATAGAGCTATACAAATAA